One segment of Triticum aestivum cultivar Chinese Spring chromosome 2A, IWGSC CS RefSeq v2.1, whole genome shotgun sequence DNA contains the following:
- the LOC123187410 gene encoding nuclear poly(A) polymerase 3, producing the protein MAAYCPLPAMAPELPVWTHAAPAPPEPEPLPLFMYPPPPPPLPAGRRLLPWPVPHRPPPDFFFEMDYRRTHSLVQFLADEGAIPTPEEEETREQVIRELKKIVTDWAKAVACEERVPPRRVTATVLTYGSYTLGAHGPESDIDALCVGPCIANLPHHFFAVLRQILKCRPEVSGLQTVENAKVPLMRFRFSGISVDLTYAQLPVLDAVQAINTSSPQYLRKLDSRSWKSLSGVRVNEQIVQLVPDQEKFQVLLRCIKLWARRRGLHCHLLGFFAGIHLAILAAYVCQRFPNATANGLFTMFFEIFAHWPWHIPVDLHGQQTNCTRSDGCLMPIVMPCSPPELCASNMTEGTFRKIREELMRGYVLTKDLGSHDFEWAWIFEPFPYSTTYEQFLRIALCAPTSEELHDWTGWVKSRFPYLILKLEDNGIECDPNSSQEVDHTVIKPNIVYHWGLIPQSDTLLDSSSLKEDFMKYVINDVYGKVKCTNSELTLSIVGASELPKSMYNDSFYSRHLHQYGVGYQAADDCWSTIG; encoded by the exons ATGGCCGCCTACTGCCCGCTGCCGGCGATGGCGCCGGAGCTCCCGGTCTGGACCcacgccgccccggcgccccccgAGCCCGAACCCCTGCCCCTCTTCATGTACCCGCCCCCACCGCCCCCGCTCCCCgcgggccgccgcctcctcccctggcCGGTCCCCCACCGGCCGCCTCCCGACTTCTTCTTCGAGATGGACTACCGCCGGACCCACTCCCTCGTGCAG TTCTTGGCGGACGAGGGGGCCATCCCGACGCCCGAGGAGGAGGAGACGAGGGAGCAGGTCATCCGCGAGCTCAAGAAG ATTGTGACGGATTGGGCCAAGGCGGTGGCCTGTGAGGAGAGGGTTCCCCCGAGGCGGGTGACGGCTACGGTCCTCACCTATGGTTCTTACACGTTAGGG GCTCACGGACCTGAATCTGACATCGATGCGCTATGTGTTGGTCCCTGTATCGCAAACTTGCCG CACCACTTTTTTGCTGTTCTGCGACAAATTCTCAAGTGCAGGCCGGAAGTATCAGGACTGCAGACTGTGGAAAATGCCAAGGTTCCATTGATGCGATTTAGATTCAGTGGGATTTCTGTTGATCTGACATATGCCCAGCTCCCAGTCCTTGATGCAGTTCAG GCTATAAATACATCTAGTCCTCAGTATCTTCGGAAACTTGATTCACGGAGTTGGAAGAGTTTGTCTGGAGTTCGTGTTAATGAGCAGATTGTGCAGCTAGTGCCGGATCAAGAG AAGTTCCAAGTTCTGTTGCGATGCATAAAACTATGGGCTAGGAGGCGGGGACTTCATTGCCAT TTGCTTGGTTTCTTTGCTGGGATTCATTTGGCGATTCTTGCAGCATATGTTTGTCAGAGATTTCCAAATGCCACTGCCAATGGTCTGTTCACCATGTTCTTTGAGATATTTGCTCACTGGCCTTGGCATATTCCAGTAGATCTGCATGGTCAGCAAACTAACTGCACGCGCTCAGATGGGTGTTTAATGCCCATAGTGATGCCTTGTTCTCCGCCGGAGCTCTGTGCGTCTAATATGACGGAAGGTACCTTCAGGAAGATCAGAGAGGAGCTTATGCGTGGTTATGTTTTGACCAAG GACCTAGGGAGCCATGATTTTGAGTGGGCATGGATTTTTGAACCCTTCCCATATTCGACAACATATGAACAATTTCTTCGCATTGCTCTATGTGCTCCAACTTCTGAAGAACTGCATGATTGGACTGGATGGGTTAAATCCCGCTTCCCTTACCTTATTCTCAAG CTGGAAGATAACGGCATTGAGTGTGACCCCAATTCATCACAGGAAGTTGATCATACAGTCATCAAACCCAACATTGTATATCACTGGGGCCTCATCCCTCAATCAGATACTCTTCTTGATTCTAGCTCTCTGAAGGAAGATTTCATGAAATATGTCATCAATGATGTCTATGGAAAGGTGAAATGTACAAACTCAGAGCTGACGTTGTCCATCGTTGGCGCATCAGAGCTGCCAAAAAGCATGTACAATGACTCATTTTACTCTCGGCACCTGCACCAGTATGGGGTGGGCTACCAGGCAGCAGATGACTGTTGGAGTACAATTGGCTAG